One Nicotiana sylvestris chromosome 12, ASM39365v2, whole genome shotgun sequence genomic window carries:
- the LOC104233631 gene encoding patatin-07-like gives MSDICIDTLAAPTYFPPYYFENDDGKGNQYEFNLIDGTMLLAIRAETDPSFASIKPLDVKQILLLSLGTGTSADFAGTYTTKEAANWGLVSGLFHNNSNPLSEMLSEASIIMNDYYIATIYSPLGAEKNYLRIEKTTLTGTTTEMDNATEANMNLLVQIGENLLKKPASNGNPETNEEDLKRFAKLLSERKKKGANKADS, from the exons ATGTCTGACATATGCATTGATACCTTGGCAGCTCCAACTTATTTTCCTCCATATTACTTTGAGAATGATGATGGTAAAGGAAATCAGTATGAATTCAATCTTATTGATGGTACTATGTTGCTGGCAATCCG TGCGGAAACGGATCCATCATTTGCTTCTATCAAGCCATTGGACGTCAAACAAATTTTGCTGCTCTCATTAGGGACTGGCACTTCTGCAGATTTTGCTGGGACATACACAACAAAGGAGGCAGCTAATTGGGGTCTTGTTTCCGGGCTATTTCATAATAATTCGAACCCTCTTAGCGAAATGTTATCTGAAGCAAGTATTATCATGAATGATTATTACATCGCCACCATCTATAGCCCTCTTGGTGCTGAAAAGAATTACCTCAGGATTGAA AAAACTACATTAACTGGCACTACTACCGAAATGGATAATGCTACAGAGGCTAATATGAACTTATTGGTACAAATTGGTGAAAACTTGTTGAAGAAACCAGCTTCCAATGGGAATCCTGAAACCAATGAGGAAGATCTAAAGAG GTTTGCGAAATTGCTCTCAGAAAGGAAGAAAAAAGGTGCAAACAAAGCCGACTCATAA